From the genome of Flavobacterium ovatum, one region includes:
- the thrA gene encoding bifunctional aspartate kinase/homoserine dehydrogenase I, which yields MEKKPLNLTISNFVTENGAKYPALDLSYQIFGAPLHSAPIILINHALTGNSQVIGETGWWNDLVGIDKTIDIRKYTIVSFDVPGNGFNSPIIEEYHDFIARDIARIFIEGLRFLEIDNLFALIGGSVGGGIAWEILALEPKLAQNFIPIATDWKSTDWLIANCFLQEQILNNSKKPIEDARIHAMLCYRTPESFKEKFNRHTTEKLETFQVESWLNYHGEKLGKRFQLSAYKMMNQLLKTIDITRNRESLESVISKVDANIYIVGINSDLFFTAKENRETFNEIKKFKNNVFYSEIDSHHGHDAFLMEYEQLDNLLEVVFKNKKQMKIVKFGGKSLANGEGINKVLDIIVGKIKQEEKIAIVVSARGNATDELDDILTIAAKNGNYKPLLESFKTYQKDGFDAVDFSQEFDKLDKLFEGVSLIGDFSAKIQDQILAQGEILAAKLLVFLLNEKGIPAKLADTRELIVTDSNFGDAQPLDAVSRKNVIHIFKENKDSVLVITGFIGSNAKKETTTLGRNGSNYTASLIANYINAEELQNYTHVDGIYTANPEMVLDAKKIEHLSYNEANEMANFGANVLHAKTIIPLLEKNIPLRILNTFNNENVGTLITAKSAKEGIKTLSVLENVALVNLEGRGLLGKTGVDARIFRVMGDNNISVSIISQGSSERGIGLVVNANEATKAMIELEKEFENDFYSKDVNKISVTDNVSVISIIGQDLSTFHKPYTALIRNNIVPILFNNTVTGKNVSLVVQKSELKKALNVIHGEIFGVAKKINIAIFGHGLVGGTLINQILESADAIEKRKGVKLNIFAIANSKSVLLNNNGISPNWKSEIQNSGAIYTIDDIIAYAKENHLANLIAVDNTASGAFVENYIPLAENGFDLISSNKVANTLGYDFYKELRATLEKHQKSYLYETNVGAGLPLIDTIKLLHLSGENITKIKGVFSGTLSYLFNHFSAKDVPFSDILKEAIDSGFTEPDPREDLGGNDVGRKLLILARELDLQNEFAEVQIQNLIPEHLREGSAADFLTKLKEFDPIYDKIKSEQKPNHVLRYIGELSGDLQNDKGNLEVKLVSVPMDTALGGLKGSDSFFEIYTESYGDRPIVIQGAGAGSAVTARGVFGDILRISDKG from the coding sequence TTGGAAAAAAAACCATTAAATCTTACTATATCTAATTTTGTTACCGAAAACGGTGCAAAATACCCAGCTCTGGACCTTTCGTATCAGATTTTTGGTGCGCCTTTGCATTCTGCTCCCATAATTTTAATCAATCATGCTCTTACGGGTAACTCACAAGTGATTGGTGAAACAGGTTGGTGGAATGATTTGGTAGGAATAGATAAAACGATTGATATTCGAAAGTACACCATTGTTTCTTTTGATGTGCCAGGAAACGGATTCAACTCTCCAATCATTGAGGAGTATCACGATTTTATAGCAAGAGATATAGCTCGAATTTTTATCGAAGGCCTTCGGTTTCTAGAAATAGATAATTTGTTTGCACTCATTGGAGGTTCTGTTGGAGGAGGAATTGCTTGGGAAATTTTGGCATTAGAACCTAAATTGGCTCAAAACTTTATTCCTATTGCTACGGATTGGAAATCGACGGATTGGTTGATTGCCAATTGTTTTTTGCAAGAACAAATCCTTAACAATTCTAAAAAACCAATTGAGGACGCTCGTATTCACGCCATGTTGTGTTACCGAACCCCAGAATCTTTCAAAGAGAAATTCAATAGGCATACTACTGAGAAACTAGAAACGTTTCAGGTAGAAAGTTGGTTGAACTACCACGGAGAGAAATTAGGAAAACGTTTTCAGCTTTCGGCCTATAAGATGATGAACCAACTTTTGAAAACCATTGATATTACGCGCAACCGTGAGTCATTAGAGTCGGTTATTTCAAAAGTGGATGCCAATATATACATTGTAGGAATCAATTCGGATTTGTTTTTCACAGCAAAAGAGAATAGAGAAACATTCAACGAGATTAAAAAATTTAAAAATAATGTATTCTACAGCGAGATTGATTCCCATCATGGGCACGATGCTTTTTTGATGGAATATGAACAACTAGACAATTTATTAGAAGTTGTTTTCAAAAATAAAAAACAGATGAAAATAGTAAAATTTGGCGGTAAATCTTTGGCCAACGGTGAAGGTATCAATAAAGTTTTGGATATTATTGTTGGTAAAATAAAGCAAGAAGAGAAAATTGCTATTGTAGTTTCAGCAAGAGGCAATGCGACAGATGAGTTGGATGATATTTTGACGATTGCTGCCAAAAACGGAAATTATAAGCCTTTACTAGAAAGTTTTAAAACCTATCAAAAAGATGGTTTTGACGCTGTTGATTTTTCACAGGAATTTGATAAATTGGACAAACTTTTTGAAGGAGTTAGTTTGATTGGTGATTTTAGTGCTAAAATTCAAGACCAAATATTGGCACAAGGCGAAATACTTGCTGCCAAATTATTAGTGTTTTTGTTGAACGAAAAAGGAATTCCAGCAAAACTAGCCGATACTAGAGAATTGATAGTAACCGATTCTAATTTTGGTGACGCACAACCTTTGGATGCTGTTTCTAGAAAAAATGTGATTCATATTTTTAAAGAAAATAAAGATTCGGTTTTAGTAATTACTGGTTTTATTGGTTCGAATGCTAAAAAAGAAACCACTACGCTAGGTAGAAACGGAAGTAATTATACCGCTTCATTGATTGCAAATTACATCAATGCCGAGGAATTACAAAACTATACACACGTTGACGGTATATATACTGCCAACCCTGAAATGGTGTTGGATGCCAAGAAAATCGAACATTTATCGTATAATGAAGCCAATGAAATGGCAAATTTTGGAGCTAATGTTTTGCATGCCAAAACCATTATTCCATTATTAGAAAAAAATATTCCTTTGCGTATTTTGAATACGTTTAATAATGAAAATGTAGGTACGCTCATTACGGCTAAGTCTGCCAAAGAAGGAATCAAAACACTTTCTGTTTTAGAAAATGTAGCTTTGGTAAACCTTGAAGGTCGTGGATTACTTGGAAAGACAGGTGTTGATGCTCGTATTTTTAGAGTAATGGGAGATAATAACATCAGTGTAAGTATCATTTCGCAAGGTTCTTCAGAAAGAGGAATTGGTTTGGTTGTAAACGCTAATGAAGCTACCAAAGCGATGATTGAATTAGAAAAAGAATTCGAAAATGATTTTTATTCTAAGGATGTCAATAAAATTTCGGTTACCGATAATGTATCTGTAATTTCGATAATTGGTCAAGATTTGAGCACGTTTCACAAGCCATATACCGCTTTGATTCGCAATAATATTGTGCCAATTTTGTTCAACAATACGGTAACAGGTAAAAACGTGAGTTTGGTAGTGCAAAAATCAGAACTTAAAAAAGCGTTGAACGTAATTCACGGAGAAATTTTTGGAGTAGCCAAAAAAATCAATATTGCTATTTTCGGACATGGATTGGTGGGGGGGACTTTGATTAATCAAATCCTTGAATCTGCTGATGCTATCGAGAAAAGAAAAGGAGTGAAATTGAATATTTTTGCCATTGCCAATTCCAAAAGTGTGTTGTTGAATAACAACGGTATTTCGCCAAATTGGAAAAGTGAAATTCAAAATAGTGGTGCTATTTATACTATCGATGATATCATCGCTTACGCTAAAGAAAACCATCTAGCCAACCTTATTGCAGTAGATAACACTGCAAGTGGTGCTTTTGTCGAAAATTATATTCCACTAGCAGAAAACGGTTTCGATTTGATTTCGTCCAACAAAGTAGCCAATACTTTAGGATACGATTTTTATAAAGAGCTTCGTGCGACTTTGGAAAAACACCAAAAAAGTTATTTGTACGAAACTAACGTAGGTGCGGGATTACCATTGATTGATACGATTAAATTATTGCATCTTTCGGGTGAAAATATCACGAAGATTAAAGGGGTATTCTCAGGAACGTTGAGTTATTTATTTAATCATTTTTCTGCCAAAGATGTGCCTTTTAGTGATATTTTAAAAGAAGCAATTGACAGCGGATTTACAGAGCCAGATCCAAGAGAGGATTTAGGAGGAAATGATGTAGGTAGAAAATTATTAATTTTGGCTAGAGAATTAGATTTGCAAAACGAGTTTGCCGAAGTTCAAATTCAGAATTTAATTCCGGAACATTTGCGTGAAGGAAGTGCAGCCGATTTCTTGACGAAATTAAAAGAATTTGACCCAATTTACGATAAAATAAAATCAGAACAAAAACCAAATCATGTATTGCGTTACATAGGCGAATTGTCTGGAGATTTACAAAACGACAAAGGGAATCTAGAAGTAAAATTAGTTTCGGTACCAATGGATACGGCGCTAGGTGGATTGAAAGGATCGGATTCTTTTTTCGAGATATACACGGAATCGTATGGAGACCGACCAATTGTAATTCAAGGAGCAGGAGCAGGTTCGGCTGTTACTGCAAGAGGTGTTTTTGGAGATATTTTGAGAATTTCTGATAAAGGCTAG
- a CDS encoding alkene reductase produces MSTQNVLTPYNNNNNLSLKNRVVMAPMTRSRAANGGNVATDELQGLYYEQRASAGLIITEGSQVSAEAIGYINTPGIYTDAQVEGWGKVTKRVHDQGGKIFIQLWHVGRMSHPDFHNGALPVSASAINPEAKSFTYNGFKDTVTPKEMSIEDIKRTVKDFQKAGENAIKAGFDGVEIHSSNGYLFQQFFNGCSNTRTDEYGGSIENRARFFFEVLDAMKEVIPQQKIGARFNPSCHGMFGMEVDEETIPTFEYIVKKLNDYNLAYVHLSEPFTDVSEVPFAVTEIAKHFRPLYNGTLIINAAFDQEKANKVIEEGDADLVAFGKPFISNPGLVARFAQNLELVEWDADTFYTAGEKGYTDYPAISK; encoded by the coding sequence ATGAGTACACAAAATGTATTGACACCATATAATAATAATAATAATCTTAGCTTAAAAAACAGAGTGGTTATGGCGCCCATGACGCGCAGTAGAGCTGCTAATGGTGGCAATGTAGCAACAGATGAATTACAAGGATTGTATTATGAGCAACGCGCTTCAGCGGGTTTAATTATTACGGAAGGATCTCAAGTTTCAGCAGAAGCTATAGGATATATTAATACTCCCGGAATTTATACTGATGCACAAGTGGAAGGTTGGGGAAAAGTAACCAAACGTGTGCACGATCAAGGAGGTAAAATATTTATTCAATTATGGCATGTTGGCCGTATGTCACATCCAGATTTCCATAATGGTGCTTTGCCAGTATCTGCTTCAGCAATCAATCCTGAGGCAAAATCATTTACTTATAATGGTTTTAAAGATACCGTGACGCCAAAGGAAATGTCCATTGAAGATATTAAAAGAACAGTCAAAGATTTTCAAAAAGCAGGAGAAAATGCAATCAAAGCTGGTTTTGACGGCGTTGAAATTCATTCTTCCAACGGGTATTTATTTCAACAATTCTTCAACGGATGTTCTAATACTAGAACGGATGAATATGGTGGAAGTATCGAAAATAGAGCCCGTTTCTTCTTTGAAGTTCTAGACGCAATGAAAGAAGTGATCCCACAGCAAAAAATAGGCGCGCGTTTTAATCCGTCTTGCCATGGTATGTTCGGAATGGAAGTTGATGAAGAAACTATTCCAACATTCGAATACATTGTCAAAAAACTAAACGATTACAATTTAGCATACGTTCATTTATCGGAACCTTTTACCGATGTTTCTGAAGTGCCTTTTGCAGTCACTGAAATTGCGAAGCATTTCCGGCCTTTATACAATGGGACATTAATAATTAATGCTGCATTTGATCAAGAAAAAGCAAATAAAGTAATTGAAGAGGGTGATGCCGATTTAGTAGCTTTTGGAAAACCGTTTATTTCGAATCCAGGATTAGTAGCACGTTTTGCGCAGAATTTAGAGTTGGTAGAATGGGATGCAGATACGTTTTACACTGCAGGAGAAAAAGGGTATACAGATTATCCAGCAATTTCGAAATAA
- the metK gene encoding methionine adenosyltransferase produces MAYLFTSESVSEGHPDKIADQISDALIDNFLAFDADSKVACETLVTTGQVILAGEVKSNTYLDVQQITRDVIRRIGYTKSEYMFEANSCGILSAIHEQSAEINQGVDRSSPEEQGAGDQGMMFGYATNETDNFMPLALDLSHKLLLELALLRRENKEIPYLRPDAKSQVTLEYSDDNVPVRIEAIVISTQHDDFDEEATMLAKIKKDIVEILIPRIIAKNPKHAHLFNDKIQYHINPTGKFVIGGPHGDTGLTGRKIIVDTYGGKGAHGGGAFSGKDPSKVDRSAAYATRHIAKNLVAAGVADEILVQVSYAIGVAQPMGIFIETYGKAKVNLTDGEIAKKVEAIFDMRPYFIEQRLKLRNPIYSETAAYGHMGRTPETVTKTFSAPGGLTKTVEVELFTWEKLDFVDQVKAAFGL; encoded by the coding sequence ATGGCTTATTTATTTACGTCAGAATCTGTGAGCGAAGGACATCCAGATAAGATTGCAGACCAAATTTCAGACGCATTAATTGACAACTTTTTGGCTTTTGATGCTGATTCAAAAGTAGCTTGTGAGACTCTTGTAACTACTGGTCAGGTGATTCTTGCTGGTGAAGTGAAGTCAAACACTTACCTTGATGTGCAACAAATTACGCGTGATGTAATTAGAAGAATTGGTTACACGAAGAGCGAATACATGTTTGAAGCGAATTCTTGTGGTATCCTATCAGCTATTCACGAGCAATCTGCAGAAATCAACCAAGGTGTTGACCGTTCTAGCCCTGAAGAGCAAGGTGCGGGTGACCAAGGGATGATGTTTGGGTATGCTACTAACGAAACGGATAACTTCATGCCATTGGCTTTGGATTTATCTCATAAATTATTGCTTGAACTAGCTTTACTTAGACGTGAGAACAAGGAAATTCCTTATTTACGTCCTGATGCTAAATCACAAGTGACTTTAGAATACAGTGATGACAATGTGCCTGTGCGTATTGAAGCGATTGTAATCTCGACTCAACATGACGATTTTGATGAAGAAGCGACTATGCTTGCTAAAATCAAAAAAGATATTGTGGAGATCTTGATTCCTAGAATCATTGCAAAAAACCCAAAACATGCTCATTTATTTAATGATAAAATCCAATACCACATTAACCCAACTGGAAAATTTGTGATTGGAGGTCCTCATGGTGATACTGGCTTGACTGGTAGAAAAATCATTGTGGATACTTATGGTGGTAAAGGTGCTCACGGTGGTGGTGCTTTCTCTGGAAAAGATCCAAGTAAAGTAGACAGAAGTGCAGCTTATGCTACACGTCATATTGCTAAAAACTTAGTAGCTGCAGGTGTAGCTGATGAGATTTTGGTTCAAGTTTCATACGCTATTGGTGTAGCACAACCTATGGGGATCTTTATTGAGACTTATGGTAAAGCTAAAGTAAACTTAACAGACGGTGAAATTGCCAAAAAAGTAGAAGCTATTTTTGATATGCGTCCTTACTTTATTGAGCAACGTTTGAAATTAAGAAACCCAATCTACAGCGAAACTGCTGCTTACGGACACATGGGACGTACACCTGAAACGGTTACTAAAACTTTCTCTGCTCCTGGTGGACTTACGAAAACAGTAGAAGTAGAATTGTTTACTTGGGAAAAATTGGATTTTGTTGATCAAGTAAAAGCAGCTTTCGGATTGTAA
- a CDS encoding O-acetylhomoserine aminocarboxypropyltransferase/cysteine synthase family protein, which translates to MSTLKFETNALHAGHDVTQHAGTRAVPIYQTSSYVFNNSEHAANLFGLAESGYIYTRLNNPTNDILEQRLAALEGGIAAVVTASGTAAIATSLLTMLKTGDHIIASSSLYGGTFNLLNSTLPRLGITTTFVDPSDAANFEKAANENTKVIFVESLGNPKLDVLDLKSIAVVAKKLKVPFVVDNTVASPYLLNPIAHGANIVIHSLTKYICGNGTSLGGAVIDAGTFDWSSGRFPEFTEPNAGYHGLVYHDALGAAAFIAKVRIEGLRDYGAALSPLNAFQIIQGLETLAVRVQRHSENGLALAEWLESQDQVAWVNYPGLKSSKYYDLAKEYLPKGQNGLVTFGLKGGFEAAKKVADDTKLFSLLANIGDTKSLIIHPSSTTHQQLSEEQQLGAGITKDLIRLSVGLEDIEDLKADLKAVFDTL; encoded by the coding sequence ATGAGCACTTTAAAATTTGAAACCAATGCACTTCACGCAGGACACGATGTAACGCAACACGCAGGAACAAGAGCGGTGCCTATTTACCAAACGTCTTCGTATGTTTTTAACAATTCGGAGCATGCAGCTAATTTATTCGGTTTGGCAGAGTCAGGGTACATTTATACGCGTTTGAACAACCCTACCAATGATATTTTGGAGCAACGTTTGGCAGCGCTCGAAGGCGGAATTGCAGCAGTAGTTACCGCTTCTGGTACCGCAGCGATTGCAACTTCACTATTGACGATGTTGAAAACGGGTGACCATATTATTGCGTCTAGTAGTTTGTACGGTGGAACTTTTAATTTATTGAACTCGACTTTACCACGTTTGGGAATCACAACGACTTTCGTTGATCCATCGGATGCTGCTAATTTTGAAAAAGCAGCTAATGAGAATACCAAAGTAATTTTTGTAGAAAGTTTAGGGAATCCAAAATTGGATGTATTGGATTTGAAATCTATTGCTGTGGTAGCAAAAAAGTTGAAAGTACCATTTGTTGTAGATAATACGGTGGCTTCACCATACTTATTGAATCCAATTGCGCACGGAGCAAATATTGTGATTCACTCGTTAACAAAATATATATGTGGTAACGGAACTTCACTAGGAGGTGCTGTTATTGATGCAGGAACTTTTGACTGGAGCAGTGGTCGTTTTCCGGAGTTTACTGAGCCAAATGCAGGATACCACGGTTTAGTGTACCACGATGCACTAGGAGCTGCGGCTTTTATTGCCAAAGTGAGAATTGAAGGTTTGCGTGATTATGGTGCAGCTTTGAGTCCGTTGAATGCGTTCCAAATTATTCAAGGATTGGAAACATTGGCTGTTCGTGTACAAAGACATAGTGAAAATGGTTTGGCATTGGCTGAATGGCTAGAATCGCAAGACCAAGTGGCTTGGGTAAACTATCCAGGATTGAAATCTAGTAAATATTATGATTTAGCTAAAGAATATTTGCCAAAAGGTCAAAATGGTTTAGTAACCTTTGGACTAAAAGGTGGATTTGAAGCGGCTAAAAAAGTGGCTGATGATACTAAATTGTTCTCTTTGTTAGCAAATATTGGAGATACGAAGTCATTAATAATCCATCCATCAAGCACAACACATCAGCAATTGTCAGAAGAGCAACAATTGGGCGCGGGGATTACTAAAGACTTAATCCGTCTTTCAGTAGGTCTAGAAGATATAGAAGACTTGAAAGCGGACTTGAAAGCGGTGTTTGATACCTTATAA
- a CDS encoding Crp/Fnr family transcriptional regulator: protein MHQSIINHVNNHINPTENDIALFNGMLKEITIVKGSFLLQPDTPVKEEYFVVKGCLKAYYMDIKGNKHIIQFAIENWWVGDFDAFYNEGSSSIYIEAIEDAQLLSINSDSLNEVFKNAPIFERYFRILVTEAFISQRKRILSAQEKNTQQRYIEFCNSYPNIENRVANYDIANYLGVSPENLSRVRKKLKVKSLLIDKGQ from the coding sequence ATGCATCAATCTATAATCAATCACGTAAATAACCACATCAATCCTACAGAGAATGATATAGCATTGTTTAATGGAATGTTGAAAGAAATAACAATTGTAAAAGGATCGTTTTTGCTGCAACCAGACACTCCTGTTAAAGAAGAATATTTTGTGGTCAAAGGATGTTTAAAAGCCTATTATATGGATATAAAAGGCAATAAGCACATCATTCAGTTTGCCATAGAAAATTGGTGGGTTGGTGATTTTGATGCGTTTTACAATGAAGGGTCTTCTAGTATTTATATTGAAGCCATCGAAGATGCTCAATTGTTATCCATAAATAGTGATAGTCTCAACGAAGTTTTCAAAAATGCACCCATTTTCGAACGCTACTTCAGGATTTTAGTAACCGAAGCTTTTATTTCTCAGCGCAAGCGCATTTTATCTGCTCAGGAAAAAAATACACAACAACGATATATTGAATTCTGTAACTCGTATCCCAATATAGAAAATAGAGTTGCTAATTATGATATTGCCAATTATTTGGGCGTTTCTCCCGAAAATTTAAGTCGAGTTAGGAAAAAACTAAAAGTTAAATCGCTCTTAATTGATAAAGGTCAATAG
- a CDS encoding carboxypeptidase regulatory-like domain-containing protein, producing the protein MKKIYIVALFLFSLITVGQSLKMEGNIVDEKGKAIEMANVMAVNLDTKAMDSYAITNDKGKYSLSLKSGIHYSINVSYLGMKSKTVEIITAQENISRNITLEEGGIELDGVEIIREMPVSIKGDTIVYNADSFKSGTERKLEDVLKKLPGVEVNADGEVEVEGKKVTKLMVEGKDFFDGDTKLGVKNIPADAIDKIQVLRNFSEVGALKGVENNEENVAMNIKLKSGKKNFWFGDVTAGIGVGHEESRYLINPKLFYYSPKYSINLITNFNNIGELPLTTQDYYKFTGGFRGVSRKGGSSFDVSSNDLGISGLRNNRAKDIETKFGATNFSYSINKAWNVSGFGILSSSNTDMETKSQTTILGSGDQQNSQEVSAQKSNFGLFKLSSSYKPNTKLQFDYDVLTKISDQDELSSLNRESIENSVSTTEDIFTNKKQTPVSFNQNLNLYYTKNEKNIFAFEAQHLFQEENPFYNANLQTQPFNLIDYVSGQQRNDLNQNRFVKTNKIDAKLDYYYMLTKTSNINVTLGDTYSNQNFNSHIFQILDNQSVNDLNASSLNNQVNYNFNDVYLGLHYKILTGKFTFSPGVSLHYYDMTNTQLGSDYQQDFARVLPDFYALFQIKKSQTLTYNYSLTNSFTDINKLVAGNVFNNYNSLSTGNRALENATSQVHSLRYFKYNMFNFENIFANASYSKKMDAVKTRSVFTGINQTSSPYNSDLADETLSGMGSYGRSFLKNYKASFSTSINWSKFNNIQNNVLATTESLTQSYTFKASTNYKNLPNLEAGYSYTINEYSGATFYTDKPFLKLDYYFLNAFSFVSEYEFYNYKNKTNTVHNEYDFLSASLIYQKKNSKMEYKISATNILNTQSLNDDSFSQFSTRTAQYTVQPRYIIFSMKYNL; encoded by the coding sequence ATGAAAAAAATTTATATAGTTGCCTTGTTCTTGTTCTCGTTAATCACAGTAGGACAATCTTTGAAAATGGAAGGAAATATTGTTGACGAAAAAGGTAAAGCGATTGAAATGGCCAATGTGATGGCGGTCAATCTTGATACCAAAGCAATGGATTCTTATGCGATTACCAATGATAAAGGGAAGTACAGCCTGTCCTTGAAGTCGGGTATACATTATAGTATTAATGTGAGTTATTTGGGAATGAAAAGTAAGACAGTAGAGATCATTACTGCTCAAGAAAATATAAGTAGAAACATAACACTCGAAGAAGGAGGAATTGAACTTGATGGCGTCGAGATTATTCGAGAAATGCCTGTTTCTATAAAAGGAGACACCATCGTTTATAACGCAGATTCTTTTAAGTCAGGTACAGAACGAAAACTGGAAGATGTTTTGAAAAAACTTCCAGGAGTAGAGGTAAATGCTGATGGAGAAGTAGAAGTTGAGGGGAAGAAAGTAACCAAATTGATGGTTGAAGGAAAAGACTTTTTTGATGGTGATACTAAGTTGGGAGTGAAAAATATTCCCGCTGATGCGATTGATAAGATTCAGGTGTTGCGGAACTTTAGTGAAGTTGGAGCGCTGAAAGGTGTAGAGAACAACGAAGAAAATGTGGCCATGAATATCAAACTTAAATCGGGAAAGAAAAATTTCTGGTTTGGGGATGTTACGGCTGGAATTGGCGTAGGGCATGAAGAAAGCCGTTATCTTATAAACCCAAAATTGTTTTATTACAGTCCAAAATACAGTATCAATTTGATTACCAATTTTAATAATATTGGCGAATTGCCATTGACGACTCAGGATTATTACAAATTTACAGGAGGTTTTAGAGGTGTTTCTCGAAAAGGAGGTAGTAGTTTTGACGTTTCGTCAAATGATTTGGGGATTTCGGGTTTGCGAAATAATAGAGCCAAGGATATTGAGACCAAATTTGGAGCAACCAATTTTTCATACAGCATCAATAAAGCATGGAATGTAAGTGGTTTTGGAATTCTATCTTCGTCTAATACTGATATGGAAACCAAATCACAAACTACGATTTTGGGTTCTGGTGATCAGCAAAATAGTCAAGAAGTATCGGCTCAAAAAAGTAACTTCGGACTTTTTAAATTGAGTTCGAGTTATAAGCCAAACACTAAATTACAGTTTGATTATGATGTGTTGACTAAGATTTCTGATCAGGATGAATTATCATCACTCAATAGAGAGTCAATTGAGAATTCAGTTAGTACAACGGAGGATATTTTTACTAATAAAAAGCAAACTCCAGTTTCTTTTAATCAAAATCTAAACTTGTATTATACTAAGAACGAGAAAAATATTTTTGCTTTTGAGGCGCAACATTTATTTCAAGAAGAGAATCCTTTTTATAATGCCAATTTGCAAACTCAACCTTTCAATTTAATAGATTACGTTTCCGGTCAACAGCGAAATGATTTGAATCAAAATCGCTTTGTAAAAACCAATAAAATTGATGCGAAACTGGATTACTATTATATGTTAACCAAAACCAGTAACATCAATGTGACTTTGGGTGATACCTATTCGAATCAAAATTTCAACTCTCATATTTTTCAAATATTAGATAATCAATCGGTGAATGATTTGAATGCTAGTTCTTTAAATAATCAGGTGAACTACAATTTTAATGATGTTTATTTAGGATTACATTATAAAATTCTGACCGGTAAATTCACTTTCAGTCCTGGAGTTAGTTTGCATTATTATGACATGACCAATACACAACTAGGATCAGATTATCAGCAAGATTTCGCTCGAGTATTGCCTGATTTCTATGCCTTGTTTCAAATTAAAAAATCACAAACACTTACCTATAATTATTCATTGACCAACAGTTTTACCGATATTAATAAGTTGGTAGCAGGAAACGTTTTTAATAATTATAATAGCTTGTCAACAGGAAACAGAGCATTAGAAAATGCAACTTCACAAGTGCATTCATTGCGCTATTTCAAATACAATATGTTTAATTTCGAAAATATTTTTGCGAATGCTTCTTATTCTAAAAAGATGGATGCGGTAAAGACTCGTTCTGTTTTTACGGGAATTAATCAAACATCGTCACCTTATAATTCTGATTTGGCAGATGAAACATTATCTGGAATGGGAAGTTATGGTCGTTCGTTTTTGAAGAATTACAAAGCAAGCTTTAGCACTAGTATCAATTGGTCTAAATTCAATAATATTCAAAATAATGTATTGGCTACAACCGAGAGTTTGACCCAAAGCTATACTTTCAAGGCATCAACAAATTATAAAAATCTGCCGAATTTGGAAGCAGGTTATAGTTATACGATCAATGAGTATAGTGGCGCTACTTTTTATACAGACAAACCCTTTTTGAAATTGGATTACTATTTCTTGAATGCTTTCTCTTTTGTGTCGGAATATGAGTTTTACAATTATAAAAATAAAACTAATACAGTACATAACGAGTACGATTTTTTGAGTGCTAGTTTAATATATCAAAAGAAAAATTCAAAGATGGAGTACAAGATTTCGGCGACCAATATCTTGAATACACAATCGTTGAATGATGATAGTTTTTCACAGTTTTCTACTAGAACAGCACAGTATACAGTACAACCAAGGTATATCATCTTTTCGATGAAGTATAATTTGTAA